From Quercus lobata isolate SW786 chromosome 11, ValleyOak3.0 Primary Assembly, whole genome shotgun sequence:
taaaataacatattcataagttttttttttcctctctttctcttacaaaatttgGACTACACAGTACACACTTACACTTTactttaatatttacaaatttattttctatactatGCGTAAGATAttaattgataatattattattattttattgtcattATTGTTATAAATCCAATGAActagaatgccaagaagaattttttttttttaattattaaaataaaaagaataagaagagatagtaaatgttaacggggatgaagaaaattttagtgaAGAAATAAGTTTGCAAAATGATAAACATGGTGATAGCATTGACTTAGATGGGGTTGATTAggcaatataaagaaaataaattattatttttgggtcatttgtaatatattatcaccacttttgaatttaagcaatttgaatatgtatgttataaatacatgctagtttgatttatttaattagcttgctaaatattattatataagtgaTGAATATATTAGTCTTTaattgaatatattcaaaatttataatgaatatactctttatatatgtatatctataattttttataaattttattaagtgtttgtgtatcttacgataTACAATacgaaaaaatcaaaaatcgatTTACGATACGATTCatgttttgacaactatgcTCAAAAGCGTAAGTTATAAGGCAAATATGTTGTTTACCTGTTGTTAACTTCAACCCATCCAAATAGAAACTTtagaattaaataaattaataaaacttcaacccttcaacaaaaaaaaaaaaaaaactttaattacaacaaaaaacgAAACAAACCAAAACTTGAACCCCTCACGCAAAAAGGTCAAGCATCAAATATAGACAACGTCCAAAATCTGATCAATCTTCAAATTAATCCAGCTCAATTCATcgtcaagagttttgtaatttaattggttgacactttttggtattttcaattGAGACATTTAatgtttaaattaatatatatgtatatatatatatacatacggGAGCTCGACTAAGGGCTTTTCTAAGGTCTGGATAGGTTTACTAGGGTTTCCTGGCTGAAGGATAACCTTGTTGTCTATCCGATCTTCTATCCTATCATGCTGCTTACCTATAACTCCTAAACACTGGTTGGTATAGTTGTTTTGCTCTATTACCTTCTTGACAACCTTTTCTTTAGTGGTTGGGTGTTTGAAGGGAGAGGCAACTATATTCTCACTACCACGGTGGTTAAAGAGTATGGCTTCCTGGGGAGGATGATTAGACCTAACAACTTTCTTAACTCCTTTGTTGTCTTCTATGGTCCAGTTGGTTTTGGTAATGACACAAGATTTCTTATGCCATTCAAAATGgttctcaaagtattcaaagaaagggACATTGCTGGATATCTCTTTCATGAATTCTTTCCATTTTCCCAAAACTTCTATCTTTTGTTCTCTGGTAtggttggctctataggcttctCTCTTGACTCTGTTTTCTTCTGAGTCAAACTCTTTACCTAAGGCATCCATATCAAGGGTTAACTCTTTCTTTATCACCAGGAGTTAATGATCTATTTCAGTTTCTGGCTAAAAGGGATCTCTCATATCAGTTCTTGATGGTGAAGGAGGCTTTTGACTATCTTGACTAGTActgtcttcttcttgatcagcaactgagtcttgcttggctgtgtaacaaggggtactaacTTGGGATTGGGTTATTACACCTTGGAGAGCAGTGGTTTTCAATAAGTTTGACATGAAGAGTGGTTTTGGCAGATACAAATCAGAGAATCTGATAGGTACAAGACAACCTTTACCACACCCCTTTCACTGTGAGCATCCGAATACTAAAAGAGGCAACTCAATATCTagtgttaaatttttattttttatttactgaATAACTTAAATAATACGCTTCATGGATGGATAGATCATAAAAcatgatattattttttcaattagtgttgttgttcttcttattattatttaagatgTTAATGCACTtaacactaaaataaaataaaataaaatttaaagtgatCAAGTGAGTTTGGCTAagcttattttgtttatgtacaaagtacaactttttaaaaccttactatttgatatgattttaatttttccttatcGATGGGATTGTAAGTATATATCACTAATATGCGCTAGACATCGATTTATTTGCTTAtaaacttaatttatttatttgactttATATCTTATAGTAATGTGCTTCAATGATGCCTCAAATAAGAAGACTTTACAAGatcaatgaaaatattaaaaagaatacAAGTAACATTTATCGATAGAAAGTAAATGGCTAGGTCTTAAGTGAGATAAAAAGTTATCAAGCATCACGAAGAAACTAAGCAGTTAAAACTAACACTAAAACCGGATGTTGACAAAGCAAATCGATGCAATCACAAACAAATTGATATAAACAGCAAATGAGATTGATGACATAATACTAAGGATCAAACAAGTTAAGAATGAAGAACTTgatggaaatttaaaaaaaccgGAGTATAATAATGAGAAAAGAACaacaaattacaagtaaacTACTTACTCGCATGAACACCTTGTAAAACCATAcgaaactaaaaagaaaatacaaatagAGATGACATTTGTGAGAGGAGACTTGTGTGTTTTTCTTGAAGgtaagtgtgtgtttggttggggtgaaaatcaaggttttgaaacccagACCGGACCATATAGTCCGACCGGGAAAAACTCGAACCGTTCAGATTTACAGTCTGTTTAGGGTGAAGAACCGTTTCATGCAAAAAAAGCATGAAACTCTATGGACCGCGGTCCGATCGCCCGGTTTTGTGAACCGTGACCGATTCACATGGTTCCTGTGTTTCAAGCCTTAAACGGCACCATTGGACTctcttctctattcttttttcctATACGGCGTTGTTTGGGCTTATGGGCATACGCGTTCCACAAATAGAGACCCTGAAACCCCTACCTCACTCTCTTAAATCTCAATCACTCTCTACCTCTCCCTCACTGCTCactctcatctctcatctctgcctctctcccTCATTGTCATCAGCCACCACTCTCTGCTCACTCAGTCACTCTCCCAATcactctctgcctctctctcagTCTGCCTCATCGCCATTGGCCACCACGACCTGCCCAAATCACagctcactctctcaatcactctctgCCGCTCTCACTTTCTACCTCATCGCCATCGGCCACCATGAGCTGCCCAAATTGCagctcactctctcaatcaCACTCTGCCTCGTCGCCGTTGCTCCAAGTCCCACTCTCTGCCATTTTTCGACTTCAACTCATTTCGACTCTGCTCTTGCAAGGTACTTTCTcctttttaattcttctttcttttatgtcaatttatattttttggccaatttattgtgtaaaataATCTGTGATCAATTATGTTACATGATAATTGCATGTGAgagtatatatatgtttgtgtttgtgaatatatatatatatatatatagctatatGTGAACTGTCAACTATGTATTTGGATATTTGGGGTGATGGGTTTGTTGTAAAAAACTAGTGAATTTCAGAAATTGTATGAAGTTGTGAATTTGTGATTCTTTGACTCTATGACTCTATGTATATTAGTTTGTTAATTTGACTGGTTGTTTAGTCTTTTAGATTAAAATGGAAACAGAGACTGGGTCTACTCCATCACATGAAGTTGATTTCAATGTAGCGGAGTCTAGCTCAAGAATAAGGGAAAAGGTTGATCCGGCTTGGGAACATTTTAGCCTTGGGGTGAATGAGAAGGGACGGAATACTTCTACATGTGTGTATTGTAGGCAAACATATAAAGGTGGGGGTATTAATAGGATGAAACAACACCTTGCGGGGATAAAATGTGATATTGGATCGTGTAAAAAGGTTTCTCATGATGTGAGATACCAAATGTTGGAATATTTGAAGGCGTTtgagttaaagaaaaaaactgaGAAACAACGTCAAGAAGAAATGTTTAGTGTGCCTTCCACAAATAGTGATAtgcaagaagatgaagatgaagatgaagatgttcAAGAAGTATTTAGTAGTGGGTTGCCTAAAAAAACTGTTTTAGGTAAAAGAAAAGGTACAAAGCCAGTGGATAATTACTTTGCTCCAAGAACTACTCCAGGAGTTCAACCTGGTCTTAAAAGTGTGTTTCAAAGCAAAGAAAATGTGAGGCAAGCTGATATGGCTATTGCAAGGTGGATGTATGACAATTGCATTCCTTTTAATGCAGTGAATTCAGTGTACTACCAAAGGATGATTGATGCCGTAGCTGCTGCTGGTCCTAGTTACAAAGGTCCATCTTATCATGCTGTACGGGTCCCTTTGTTGAGGGATCAAAAGAAAGAGGTTCAGTTGTTGGTTGACTCATAACGTAGGCATTGGGTAGAAGTTGGATGTACACTTATGGCTGATGGTTGGATAGATACTAGACATAGGTCATTGATTAATTTCCTTGTTTATTGTCCTACGGGAATGGTATTTGTAAAATCAGTTGATGCCTCAAAGATTGTGAAGAGTACCAGAAACTtgtttaaattgtttgatgaaatAGTTACATGGGTTGGTCCAAAAAACATAGTTCACATGGTTACTGATAATGCTTCCAATTATGAATTTGCTAGTAAATTGTTATGtgaaaagtataaaactattagTTGGTCTCCTTGTGCAGTACATTGCCTGAATCTTGTGCTGCAAGATATGAGAGACATGCCTTATATGGATAGTCTCAAAAAACGTGCATCCAAAGTtacagtttttatttataatcatgTGGCTTTGATTGCTTGGTTGAGGAATAAACCTGGTTCGACAGATATTGTACGTCCGGGAGCAACAAGATTTGCTACTACTTTCCTttcatttggaagcattcaTGTGCATAAGCATGACTTGCAAGCCTTAGTGACTAGCAAGTTCTTTATAGACAATAGATTGGCAAGAGAGTCAAAGGCAAAAGAAGCAGTTTCTATCATCTTGGATAATTCTTTTTGGGATGA
This genomic window contains:
- the LOC115966645 gene encoding uncharacterized protein LOC115966645; protein product: MVFVKSVDASKIVKSTRNLFKLFDEIVTWVGPKNIVHMVTDNASNYEFASKLLCEKYKTISWSPCAVHCLNLVLQDMRDMPYMDSLKKRASKVTVFIYNHVALIAWLRNKPGSTDIVRPGATRFATTFLSFGSIHVHKHDLQALVTSKFFIDNRLARESKAKEAVSIILDNSFWDDINVLVKISSPLICLLRIVDSDQRLAIGYVYEGMYRARLGINKIFRMRKHSYKPYTSIIKNCWDKHLRKDLHAAAYWLNLAFQYDEENFLSETSSKYGCFGLHWEKI